Proteins found in one Venturia canescens isolate UGA chromosome 6, ASM1945775v1, whole genome shotgun sequence genomic segment:
- the LOC122411968 gene encoding lysM and putative peptidoglycan-binding domain-containing protein 2, translating to MDHNDDGEMEERRSIRDPSRKPKKYGSTSKHMTRNENLVKHIVSKCDTLQGIALKYGVTTEQIRRINRLWASDSLFLREYLLVPVPADCVSPMSGAESPASSTDTNAALSNSFNSTPVTSPNEDGASITDFLAKMDCSIASVKNEVRRVQGSSEFCYDGETTHVQRRKATARLRNSHPVTSSTMSENTEQLRPLSSNDVHSLPSAVVMTQGRRVKTSLQKLQQQQDEIFQL from the exons ATGGATCACAATGACGATGGCGAGATGGAAGAACGTAGGTCCATTCGCGATCCAAGTAGAAAACCTAAAAAATACGGGAGCACCTCCAAACACATGacacgaaatgaaaatttggttAAACACATTGTCTCAAAGTGCGATACCCTCCAAGGTATAGCCCTCAAATACGGAGTTACG ACTGAACAAATTAGAAGAATAAATCGATTATGGGCATCAGACAGTTTGTTCCTGCGGGAATATTTATTGGTTCCCGTTCCTGCGGACTGTGTTTCACCTATGAGCGGAGCGGAGTCTCCAGCTTCAAGTACAGATACAAATGCTGCTCTGTCAAAT AGCTTTAATTCGACACCAGTAACATCGCCCAATGAGGACGGCGCATCCATTACAGATTTTTTAGCAAAAATGGATTGTTCTATTGCTTCAGTTAAGAATGAAGTGCGGCGAGTACAAGGCAGTAGCGA ATTTTGCTATGACGGAGAAACGACGCATGTACAACGTCGCAAAGCAACCGCGCGTTTGCGAAATTCCCATCCGGTAACCTCGAGCACGATGTCAGAAAATACAGAACAGTTGAGGCCCCTGTCGAGCAACGACGTGCACAGCTTACCATCGGCGGTCGTGATGACTCAAGGTCGACGAGTCAAAACGTCTCTGCAGAAACTGCAGCAACAACaagacgaaatttttcaattgtag